CTTTCTGGTTGAGGATGGGGGTGGCGGCCAGATGGACGGTCGCACGGCCGCCGTCATTGCGGCGGATGGTGATGGTTGTGCTCTCGATCCGGCTCTGCGTTGAAAAGGGCGAGCGGGTGGCATCCGGCTCGGAAAGATAGCTGCGGGCCGGGCGTCCGGTCAGCTCATGGGCAGGATAGCCAAAGGCTCCGCGCGGCGAGACATAACGAAAGATGCCCTGGGCATCGGTCTCCCAGGCGAAATCGGCCGAACAGGTCAAAAGATCCTTGAACATCTGCCGCGATTCGACCAGCGCATTGGTGAGATTATGTTCAAGGGTGACTTCCCGCCCGAACAGCAGCACCCCCAGCTGATCTGGCAGGGTCACCGGCAGAGCCTGAATATCGAACTGGCGCGTGCCGGATTTGCTGTTGATGGTCAGTTTTTGCAAGGTCGGCGCGCCGCTGGTTTTGCAGCGCTCCACCAGCGCCGCAAGGCTCGATTGCCGATCGGCGAGGGCATCGCTCAGAACGTCCGCATGAACATTGGCCTCAACCTGTCGGCCATCGCTCGCGATGAGCAGGGCCGGGCCCGGAAAACGGTCCAGGCTCGCATGGGCAAGTCCGGCCCAGACGTCCATTTTGGGCAGGTCTTCAGCGCCGGTAACCGCACTTCTCATGCCATTTTCCAGCCTCGTTCTGAGATCCGTTACCGTTGCATGCTGCTTTGCAGCCATCTGGACCACTTTCACTCTGCGGCGTCTTCTGTGGGTGGAGGCTACAGAGGACCAAGCAAAACCGTTATATAACTTCAATTTTGCCAGTATCAGGCTATACAGAAGGCGTTAAGAGATCTTTAAATTGGCGAGGCTGTCGGATGCTCTTTCAAGGCCGGGATACATGGGTCTTCGACCTTGATAACACGCTCTATCCGGGGCGCTGCAACCTGTTTGCCGCCATCGACCAGCGCATGACCGAATTCGTTATGCGGCTCGCGGGCTTGCCCCATGCCGAAGCGCGGCGGCTGCAAAAAAGCTATTACGTGGAATATGGCACCACCCTGCGCGGTCTGATGCTGGAACATGCCCTCGATCCGGCTGAATTTCTGGCCTATGTGCATGACATCGACGTCTCGCCGGTGGACCCCAACCCGCGCCTCGGCAAGGCCCTCGCCGGGCTCGCCGGGCGCAAGATCATCTTCACCAACGGCTCCGTGGCTCATGCCGAACGGGTGCTCGACCGGCTCGGGGTGCGCGATGCCTTTTCCGGGATCTATGATATCTGCGCCGCAAGCTATCTGCCGAAACCCCGGCCCGAACCCTATGCCGGGATGCTCGTGGCCCATGACATCGACCCGACCCGCGCGGTGATGGTCGAAGACATCATCCGCAATCTTGAACC
The sequence above is drawn from the Govania unica genome and encodes:
- a CDS encoding pyrimidine 5'-nucleotidase; protein product: MLFQGRDTWVFDLDNTLYPGRCNLFAAIDQRMTEFVMRLAGLPHAEARRLQKSYYVEYGTTLRGLMLEHALDPAEFLAYVHDIDVSPVDPNPRLGKALAGLAGRKIIFTNGSVAHAERVLDRLGVRDAFSGIYDICAASYLPKPRPEPYAGMLVAHDIDPTRAVMVEDIIRNLEPAAALGMETVWVTGGDEWARAGVPDDRLPDYVHHQVDDLTAWLESLLQVAPS